The proteins below come from a single Edaphobacter acidisoli genomic window:
- a CDS encoding HNH endonuclease gives MHSGKLGKMGKHGHNAKRHLGHAGHAHGHASSPSEADPRIGVFRQPAMQTPVLVLNASYEPINICGARRALVLVLKGVARTEEAQGATLHAARMAIAMPSVIRLLEYRRIPHQTRALSRKNILLRDRNACQYCNIVLTASELTLDHVIPRSRGGLSTWENLVACCHDCNRRKGNQLLHELTDMKLQREPRPFTLHTSRHIMRMIGSADATWRKYLYFETEPAA, from the coding sequence ATGCATTCGGGAAAACTGGGCAAGATGGGCAAGCATGGGCACAACGCGAAGCGCCACCTCGGACATGCAGGACACGCCCACGGACACGCATCGTCTCCGTCTGAAGCCGACCCTCGCATAGGCGTCTTTCGCCAACCGGCCATGCAGACGCCGGTCCTCGTCCTCAATGCCTCCTATGAGCCGATTAATATTTGTGGCGCACGCCGCGCACTTGTCCTCGTGCTCAAAGGTGTCGCCCGTACGGAAGAAGCGCAGGGAGCTACGCTCCATGCCGCGCGTATGGCGATTGCCATGCCCAGCGTCATCCGCCTGCTGGAGTATCGCCGCATCCCGCACCAGACGCGCGCTCTCTCGCGCAAGAACATCCTGCTCCGCGACCGCAACGCCTGCCAGTACTGCAATATAGTTCTGACGGCCAGCGAACTGACGCTCGACCACGTGATCCCGCGTTCGCGCGGCGGCCTCTCCACGTGGGAGAACCTCGTCGCCTGCTGCCACGACTGCAACCGCCGCAAGGGCAACCAGCTGCTGCACGAGCTGACCGATATGAAGCTCCAGCGCGAGCCGCGCCCGTTTACGCTCCACACCTCGCGCCACATCATGCGCATGATCGGCAGCGCCGACGCCACCTGGCGCAAGTATCTCTACTTCGAAACCGAACCCGCCGCCTGA
- a CDS encoding carboxylesterase/lipase family protein gives MPNRSLKLFRDQLIYLLAPIAFVSLLTVPLARAQMTITTREGRVSGALSPDGSVEAFKGIPYAAPPVGALRWQPPQPPVAWQGVRKADHFSASCMQVIRGEHLPWTREFMAQYPISEDCLYLNVWTAAKRPAALRPVLVWIHGGGLVEGSAAPAVYNGEHLAGQGIVVVSINYRLGVLGFLSLPELTKESPHHASGDYGLEDIVAALNWVHQNIAAFGGDPSQVTIAGQSSGAAAVIYMTASPLAKGLFRGAIAESGAYISPPATTTLAAAEEQGTKLAASLGLHSLEQLRTLPAASLIAAQQKTRFRPDVDGWFLPDTISAIFARGKQNDVPTITGLNADEDSASSKYGKLTPAQFTQQAHERYGDQAAEFLKLYPSATPEQASLAQKASSRDDNRVAMYLWAANRAKTAKTPAYTYYFNHAIPWPGHPEFGAFHSAEIPYWFRNLDKLDRPFTPADRQLSREMSAYWLNFIRTGNPNGANLPHWRAYRGGSKTTMELGSKPGPIPVAGTEAFNFWQKIELKTEK, from the coding sequence ATGCCGAATCGTTCCCTCAAGCTATTTCGCGACCAACTCATTTACTTACTTGCACCTATAGCCTTTGTTTCGCTGCTGACCGTGCCCTTGGCTCGCGCTCAGATGACGATCACGACCCGCGAAGGCCGGGTCTCAGGCGCGCTCTCGCCGGACGGCTCCGTCGAAGCCTTCAAAGGAATCCCATATGCCGCACCTCCGGTAGGAGCACTGCGCTGGCAGCCGCCCCAGCCTCCGGTCGCATGGCAGGGAGTCCGCAAGGCTGATCACTTCTCCGCAAGCTGCATGCAGGTTATCCGTGGCGAGCACCTGCCCTGGACGCGGGAGTTCATGGCGCAGTATCCCATCAGCGAGGACTGCCTCTACCTGAACGTGTGGACGGCGGCCAAGCGCCCAGCCGCTCTCCGCCCAGTGCTCGTCTGGATTCACGGCGGCGGGCTGGTCGAAGGCAGCGCCGCCCCTGCGGTCTACAACGGCGAGCACCTGGCCGGGCAGGGAATCGTCGTCGTCTCGATCAACTACCGCCTCGGCGTCCTCGGCTTCCTGTCCCTTCCCGAGCTCACCAAGGAGTCGCCGCACCACGCCTCCGGAGACTACGGTCTCGAAGACATCGTCGCCGCGCTCAACTGGGTTCACCAGAACATCGCCGCCTTTGGAGGCGATCCCAGCCAGGTCACCATCGCCGGCCAATCCTCCGGCGCAGCCGCCGTCATCTACATGACCGCATCCCCACTGGCCAAAGGTCTCTTTCGCGGCGCAATCGCGGAGAGCGGCGCCTACATCTCCCCTCCCGCGACAACGACGCTGGCCGCGGCCGAAGAGCAAGGCACGAAGCTCGCCGCATCGCTCGGCCTGCACTCCCTCGAACAACTCCGCACGCTACCCGCTGCCAGCCTGATAGCCGCCCAGCAGAAGACACGCTTCCGGCCCGACGTCGACGGCTGGTTTCTCCCCGACACCATCTCCGCCATCTTCGCCCGAGGCAAGCAGAACGACGTCCCCACCATCACCGGCCTGAACGCCGACGAAGACAGCGCATCCTCAAAGTACGGAAAGCTGACTCCGGCCCAGTTCACGCAACAGGCCCACGAGCGCTACGGCGACCAGGCCGCAGAGTTTCTCAAACTCTACCCATCCGCCACTCCCGAGCAGGCCTCGCTCGCACAAAAGGCCAGCTCCCGCGACGACAACCGCGTAGCCATGTATCTATGGGCCGCCAACCGCGCGAAGACCGCGAAGACGCCCGCCTATACCTATTACTTCAATCACGCGATACCCTGGCCCGGCCATCCCGAGTTCGGCGCCTTCCACTCAGCCGAGATCCCCTACTGGTTCCGCAATCTCGACAAGCTCGACCGGCCCTTCACCCCAGCCGACCGCCAGCTCTCCCGCGAGATGTCGGCCTACTGGCTGAACTTCATCCGCACCGGCAACCCAAATGGCGCGAACCTGCCCCACTGGCGCGCATATCGCGGAGGCAGCAAAACCACGATGGAGCTCGGTTCAAAGCCGGGCCCGATTCCGGTAGCAGGCACCGAAGCATTTAATTTCTGGCAAAAGATCGAGCTGAAGACAGAAAAATGA
- a CDS encoding response regulator: MARRILLVDDEVAVLLTMKAVLEISGFEVDTAASAREGKLMLHKNDYQMIITDMRMENDEAGREVIEAARSAANHPAVALLTAFPVADEDWQEMGADKLLVKPVHTRILIEQIENLMSAHEAKLAKMNGSKVNSRKKKPTAKAPKKTAVRPRAKKAAAKKPAKKPAKAATKKRVASRSR; this comes from the coding sequence ATGGCGCGACGCATTCTGTTGGTGGACGATGAGGTGGCCGTGCTGCTGACCATGAAGGCTGTGCTTGAGATCAGCGGCTTCGAGGTGGACACTGCTGCCTCGGCGCGCGAGGGCAAGCTGATGCTGCACAAGAACGACTACCAGATGATCATCACCGACATGCGCATGGAGAACGATGAGGCTGGCAGAGAGGTAATCGAAGCGGCGCGCTCAGCGGCGAACCACCCTGCCGTCGCGCTGCTGACAGCGTTTCCAGTGGCTGATGAAGACTGGCAGGAGATGGGCGCGGACAAGCTGCTGGTCAAGCCTGTCCATACGCGCATTCTGATTGAACAGATTGAGAACCTGATGTCTGCTCATGAGGCCAAGCTGGCGAAGATGAATGGCAGCAAGGTTAATTCCAGGAAGAAGAAGCCGACAGCGAAGGCACCTAAGAAGACTGCGGTGAGACCTCGCGCCAAGAAAGCCGCCGCTAAAAAGCCGGCGAAGAAGCCTGCCAAGGCTGCTACGAAAAAGCGGGTGGCTTCGCGGTCCCGCTAG
- a CDS encoding septal ring lytic transglycosylase RlpA family protein: protein MAANAPKLRVIGRIKSGLASFYGKMFQGQPTASGRPFDMHELTAAHRTLPFGSKVRVTDLRNKRSVVVTITDRGPVPDSRVIDLSLEAARQLHMVNRGVTPVRLELVAYDR from the coding sequence ATGGCCGCGAATGCGCCCAAGCTTCGGGTCATCGGTCGCATCAAGAGCGGTCTGGCAAGCTTTTACGGGAAGATGTTTCAGGGCCAGCCCACCGCCAGCGGCCGTCCGTTCGACATGCATGAGCTCACCGCCGCCCACCGCACGCTGCCCTTCGGCAGCAAGGTGCGGGTGACGGACCTCCGCAACAAGCGCTCCGTAGTCGTAACGATCACCGATCGCGGTCCCGTTCCCGATAGCCGGGTCATCGACCTCTCGCTTGAGGCCGCACGCCAGCTCCACATGGTCAACCGCGGCGTTACCCCTGTCCGGCTCGAACTGGTCGCCTACGACAGATAG
- the murJ gene encoding murein biosynthesis integral membrane protein MurJ, translating into MPSTPDSNTTPQNGPELEPELTPEPTPEAAIQNIPTPSQGLFSWLRPSAKHSAYSATLLIMVSTLCSGVLGLVKLKILNHIFGAGPQADAYYAAFELPDMLAYFLVGGVASISLVTILDRYRAAGDEEGGDRAISAVLNAMIIVFGAAVLLAEFFAPIYVHWKFHGFPPAKAALTTSLTRLLLPAQLFFFIGGVIGSKLLVRKIFIYQAITPLIYNLGIIFGAVFLARRFGIYSLAIGVLAGVILGPAALNAFGARRIGLRYYPIFNLRHPAFIEWLKLSLPLMIGVSLVTADKWILSTFASFDNGGVTHLNVAKALFNAPMGILGQAAGAASLPFFSTLFSQRRLGDFSGAVNRAVSRVFCASLIAAAWMIALAAPIVDLFRGGHYSRLDAADTAQYFAIFAITLALWTSQGIYARAFYAARNTLTPAVAGSIITLVSIPIYRYFFHSVGMAGLAIASDVGIVTQTVTLAVLLHRRKLVPITGLEGGELARSLLAALISFAGVTAVVRYVHVSHGHLGNLLIIVAHSVHVPRAYLGDALIIAAASVVWAALSWGALMLTGSKLPRQLLSRR; encoded by the coding sequence TTGCCATCGACTCCAGACTCCAACACGACCCCGCAAAATGGCCCGGAGCTTGAGCCTGAACTCACGCCCGAACCGACGCCTGAAGCAGCGATCCAGAATATTCCGACCCCGAGCCAGGGATTGTTTTCGTGGCTGCGGCCTTCAGCGAAGCACTCGGCGTACTCGGCCACGCTGCTCATCATGGTCTCGACGCTTTGCTCCGGCGTGCTGGGCCTGGTCAAGTTAAAGATCCTCAACCACATCTTCGGGGCAGGGCCGCAGGCCGACGCCTACTACGCTGCCTTTGAGCTGCCTGACATGCTCGCCTATTTTCTGGTCGGCGGCGTTGCGTCGATTTCTCTGGTCACGATTCTCGACCGCTATCGCGCGGCAGGCGACGAAGAGGGCGGCGACCGCGCCATCTCCGCCGTTCTCAACGCGATGATTATCGTCTTCGGCGCCGCAGTCCTGCTGGCCGAATTCTTCGCGCCTATCTATGTTCACTGGAAGTTTCACGGCTTCCCTCCGGCGAAAGCCGCCCTCACTACCTCGCTGACGCGGCTGCTGCTGCCCGCGCAACTTTTCTTTTTCATCGGCGGCGTCATCGGATCGAAGCTGCTGGTGCGCAAAATCTTCATCTATCAGGCCATTACGCCGCTCATCTACAACCTCGGCATTATCTTCGGGGCCGTGTTCCTCGCGCGGCGGTTCGGCATCTACTCGCTGGCGATCGGCGTGCTGGCCGGAGTCATTCTCGGCCCGGCGGCGCTCAACGCCTTTGGCGCGCGACGCATCGGACTGCGCTATTACCCGATCTTCAACCTGCGGCATCCGGCGTTTATCGAGTGGCTGAAGCTGTCGCTGCCACTGATGATCGGCGTCTCGCTGGTGACGGCGGACAAGTGGATACTGAGCACCTTCGCTTCTTTCGATAACGGTGGCGTCACTCACCTGAACGTCGCCAAGGCGCTTTTCAATGCTCCAATGGGCATCCTGGGCCAGGCTGCCGGGGCTGCGTCGCTGCCGTTCTTCTCGACCCTGTTCAGCCAGCGGCGCCTCGGCGACTTCTCAGGAGCGGTGAACCGCGCTGTCTCACGTGTGTTCTGCGCGTCGCTGATCGCCGCGGCCTGGATGATTGCACTCGCCGCGCCCATCGTCGATCTGTTTCGCGGAGGGCACTACAGCCGCCTGGATGCCGCCGACACGGCACAGTACTTCGCCATCTTCGCCATCACGCTTGCGCTATGGACCTCGCAGGGCATCTACGCACGCGCCTTCTACGCTGCGCGCAATACGCTGACGCCAGCCGTCGCCGGGTCGATCATCACGCTCGTCTCGATTCCGATCTACCGCTACTTCTTCCACTCGGTCGGTATGGCGGGGCTGGCCATCGCGTCGGACGTGGGCATCGTGACCCAGACTGTCACGCTGGCTGTGCTGTTGCACCGGCGCAAGCTTGTACCCATCACGGGGCTTGAGGGCGGAGAGCTTGCACGCTCGCTGCTGGCTGCGCTCATCAGCTTTGCCGGAGTGACAGCCGTGGTGCGCTATGTCCACGTTTCACACGGACATCTAGGCAACCTGCTCATCATCGTGGCGCACTCTGTCCATGTTCCACGCGCGTATCTGGGCGATGCGCTCATCATTGCGGCGGCAAGCGTCGTCTGGGCAGCACTCTCATGGGGCGCGCTGATGCTGACTGGCTCGAAGCTGCCGCGTCAGCTGCTCTCACGAAGATAG
- a CDS encoding NADH:flavin oxidoreductase/NADH oxidase, with protein MLTSIQPSVTENASHLFAPLKLRNLTLPNRIAVSPMCEYSSADGFASDWHLVHLGSRAVGGAGLVMTEATAVSPEGRISPGDLGIWKDEHIPAFRRITDFLHQQGAYAGMQLAHAGRKASMAVPWEKTHTVASADGGWQAVAPSAIRFADAYPMPVELDSAGLEKVVADFASAAKRALSAGFDVVEIHAAHGYLLHEFLSPLSNHRTDKYGGSFENRVRFPLEVVRAVRAIWPQHLPVFVRISATDWAPESLGASWTLPESVSFARLLKEAGVDLIDVSTGGNHPAQQIPLGPGYQVTHSETIHHEAGIATGAVGMLTAPAQADQIVRNDQASLVLLAREMLRDPYWPLHAAEQLQQQIAWPVQYLRAARTKPETRRPVSTPTA; from the coding sequence ATGCTTACCAGCATCCAACCCTCCGTGACCGAGAACGCAAGCCATCTGTTTGCCCCCTTGAAACTACGCAATTTAACTCTTCCCAACCGCATCGCGGTTTCGCCGATGTGCGAGTACTCCTCGGCTGACGGCTTTGCCAGCGATTGGCACCTGGTCCACCTGGGCAGCCGCGCTGTCGGCGGCGCAGGGCTCGTTATGACCGAGGCGACCGCCGTCAGTCCGGAGGGACGTATCAGTCCGGGCGACCTCGGTATCTGGAAGGATGAACACATCCCTGCGTTCAGGCGCATCACGGACTTCCTCCACCAACAGGGAGCGTATGCGGGAATGCAATTGGCACACGCCGGACGTAAAGCGAGTATGGCTGTGCCGTGGGAGAAGACCCACACTGTTGCTTCTGCGGATGGCGGATGGCAGGCGGTGGCTCCTTCGGCGATACGGTTTGCCGATGCCTACCCGATGCCTGTGGAGTTGGACTCTGCTGGACTGGAGAAGGTCGTTGCCGACTTTGCTTCCGCGGCAAAGCGGGCCTTGTCGGCTGGCTTCGATGTGGTGGAGATCCATGCAGCCCATGGGTATCTGCTGCACGAGTTTCTCTCGCCGCTCTCCAATCATCGCACCGACAAGTATGGTGGCTCGTTTGAGAACAGAGTGCGCTTTCCGCTTGAGGTTGTCCGAGCCGTGCGGGCGATATGGCCGCAACACCTGCCCGTCTTCGTTCGCATCTCGGCTACGGACTGGGCACCGGAATCTCTGGGCGCGAGCTGGACGCTGCCGGAGTCGGTGTCCTTTGCCAGGCTGCTGAAGGAGGCCGGCGTGGACCTGATTGATGTTTCGACCGGAGGGAACCATCCGGCACAGCAGATTCCTCTCGGGCCGGGCTATCAGGTGACGCATTCGGAGACCATTCATCATGAGGCAGGGATTGCGACGGGTGCGGTGGGGATGCTTACCGCTCCAGCGCAGGCTGACCAGATTGTTCGCAATGACCAGGCAAGCCTGGTCCTGCTGGCGCGAGAGATGTTACGCGATCCGTACTGGCCGCTCCATGCTGCGGAGCAGTTGCAGCAGCAGATTGCGTGGCCGGTGCAGTATCTGCGCGCGGCGCGCACCAAGCCAGAGACGCGCCGGCCGGTCTCGACACCAACGGCTTAA
- the infC gene encoding translation initiation factor IF-3: MWRRLIPPIDKRSAKSFIRTNERIRAREVRVIDENGEQLGVMAPFEALKIARERSLDLVEISPNAVPPVCKIQDYGKFLYEKDKSERAARKKQKVITIKEVKFSVTVDEHDYQTKKNQALRFLTEGDKVKASLRFKGRQMAHRDLGYKIINRLIGDLGEAAVVEFMPRMEGTTLHAILAPGKKSEAAPKKPAPAPAAPASNPPAAIEA; encoded by the coding sequence CTGTGGAGGCGACTTATTCCACCAATCGACAAACGCTCCGCAAAGTCTTTTATCCGCACCAACGAACGTATTCGCGCACGCGAAGTCCGCGTCATCGACGAGAATGGCGAACAGCTTGGCGTCATGGCTCCCTTCGAGGCACTGAAGATCGCTCGCGAACGTTCACTCGACCTCGTCGAGATCTCCCCAAACGCCGTCCCGCCCGTCTGCAAGATCCAGGACTACGGCAAGTTCCTCTACGAGAAGGACAAGAGCGAGCGTGCCGCGCGTAAGAAGCAGAAGGTCATCACCATCAAAGAGGTCAAATTCTCGGTCACGGTAGACGAGCACGATTACCAGACCAAGAAGAACCAGGCCCTGCGCTTCCTGACGGAAGGCGACAAGGTCAAGGCTTCGCTGCGCTTCAAGGGCCGTCAGATGGCCCACCGCGACCTGGGCTACAAGATCATCAACCGTCTCATCGGCGACCTGGGCGAAGCCGCCGTCGTCGAGTTCATGCCACGCATGGAGGGCACCACGCTCCACGCCATCCTTGCTCCGGGCAAAAAGAGCGAAGCGGCTCCCAAGAAGCCAGCTCCAGCTCCGGCCGCACCTGCCTCAAATCCTCCTGCTGCCATCGAAGCCTGA
- a CDS encoding ASCH domain-containing protein yields the protein MVFTKRLREGVRRGEITCSVRIWMRPHVVVGHRYQMEEGQIEIDSITPIGLPDITPELARESGFLGVIDLLKVAKHGPGEKIYLIRFHYIRPRKKRVSAVKP from the coding sequence ATGGTCTTCACCAAACGTCTTCGTGAGGGAGTTCGCCGAGGAGAGATTACCTGTAGCGTTCGCATCTGGATGCGGCCTCACGTAGTCGTCGGTCACCGCTATCAAATGGAAGAAGGCCAGATTGAGATCGATTCAATCACGCCCATCGGGCTGCCCGATATAACTCCGGAGCTGGCGCGTGAATCAGGCTTTCTTGGCGTCATTGACCTGCTCAAGGTCGCAAAGCATGGCCCGGGCGAGAAAATCTACCTGATCCGGTTTCACTACATCCGTCCGCGCAAAAAGCGGGTATCTGCGGTGAAGCCTTGA
- a CDS encoding ComF family protein — MESVRYAGQFPVEGLLCSPCRMVAPPFERAVAYTIYQDETREMVHLLKYERMRSLAMPLGTLLARAIETLEDQAGRDLVIVAVPLFSSRERQRGYNQSVLLAESALKELRRTRPAWKLVAAHSTLRRVKNTQSQFSLTPKGRRRNLQGAFAVAHEQPIKGREVLLVDDIYTTGATARACASVLKRAGATKVWVATVSRAQPEMIAAWDMETHERN; from the coding sequence ATGGAAAGTGTGCGGTATGCGGGGCAGTTTCCCGTTGAAGGGCTGCTCTGCTCCCCTTGCCGCATGGTTGCGCCTCCGTTTGAGCGCGCCGTGGCCTACACCATCTATCAGGATGAGACCCGCGAGATGGTCCATCTGCTCAAGTACGAGCGAATGCGCTCGCTTGCGATGCCGCTCGGCACGCTGTTGGCGCGAGCTATCGAAACGCTCGAAGACCAGGCAGGCCGCGATCTCGTCATCGTCGCAGTGCCGCTGTTTTCCTCCCGCGAACGTCAGCGAGGCTACAACCAGAGCGTGCTCCTGGCCGAATCCGCGCTCAAAGAACTCCGCCGCACAAGGCCAGCGTGGAAGCTCGTAGCCGCGCACAGCACCTTGCGCCGTGTGAAGAACACACAAAGCCAGTTCTCGCTCACGCCAAAAGGACGCAGGAGAAATCTGCAAGGCGCATTTGCCGTGGCGCACGAGCAGCCGATTAAAGGCCGCGAGGTCCTGTTGGTGGACGACATCTACACCACCGGAGCCACGGCGCGCGCATGTGCGAGTGTGCTCAAGCGAGCGGGAGCAACAAAAGTTTGGGTAGCGACAGTATCGCGGGCGCAGCCAGAGATGATTGCAGCCTGGGACATGGAGACCCACGAACGAAACTGA
- a CDS encoding MerR family transcriptional regulator, with the protein MAQHQPIRRSSPPSGAEIPDKLYFRIGEVARLVDVPAYVLRFWESEFPNLKPHKGGTGQRLYRRRDVETALRIKSLLYSEGYTIPGARQAFKLETKQKEPQLALGIADATNAGGDARSLRKLQKELRDLLDLLSKPATARRAVQPIRAPRPPAAPRRTTAGLFDMSLSPEDRKL; encoded by the coding sequence ATGGCGCAGCACCAGCCAATCCGCAGATCGTCACCACCCTCCGGGGCCGAGATTCCGGACAAGCTCTACTTCCGCATCGGCGAAGTTGCCCGATTGGTGGATGTTCCTGCGTACGTGCTGCGCTTCTGGGAGAGCGAGTTTCCTAACCTGAAACCGCACAAGGGAGGCACCGGTCAGCGGCTGTATCGTCGCCGTGATGTCGAGACAGCATTGCGCATCAAGTCGCTGCTCTACTCCGAGGGCTATACCATCCCAGGCGCGCGGCAGGCCTTTAAGCTGGAGACGAAGCAGAAAGAGCCGCAACTGGCGCTTGGCATTGCTGACGCTACCAACGCCGGTGGAGATGCGCGTTCGTTGCGCAAGCTGCAAAAGGAACTCCGCGATCTTCTCGATCTGCTTTCAAAGCCGGCCACGGCGCGGAGGGCGGTGCAGCCTATTCGCGCTCCGCGTCCGCCTGCTGCGCCACGACGCACAACTGCAGGACTGTTTGATATGTCGCTATCCCCGGAAGATAGAAAGCTCTAG
- a CDS encoding YeiH family protein, translating into MVRTLFFIGIIVSASGLIGPPLALALGLVYGLTTVHTFHSESRGLSKFLLQAAVVCLGFGMNLKEVVHAGRSGFMYTAISITFVLSLGILLGKLLKVGKTQSLLISCGTAICGGSAIAAMAPIVQADDEEMAVSLGTVFVLNSVALLLFPFIGWRLHLSQTQFGLWAALAIHDTSSVVGAGAKYGNIALAVATTVKLARALWIVPLAIATAMMKKSKAKINWPWFILYFCLAAVVATYLPRYIPQSVGALASLSHLGKVALTVVLFLIGTGITRNTLREVGVRPMVQGVALWIVIATLSLWAIHTGWIAL; encoded by the coding sequence ATGGTACGGACGCTCTTCTTCATCGGCATCATCGTTTCAGCCAGCGGTCTGATAGGGCCTCCGCTCGCACTGGCCCTGGGGTTGGTTTACGGATTGACGACAGTGCACACGTTTCACTCCGAGAGCCGCGGCCTGTCGAAGTTCCTCCTGCAGGCGGCGGTGGTCTGCCTGGGCTTCGGTATGAACCTGAAGGAAGTCGTACACGCGGGGCGGTCGGGCTTCATGTACACCGCCATCAGCATCACATTTGTGCTCAGCCTGGGGATTCTTCTGGGAAAGCTGCTCAAGGTAGGTAAGACGCAGTCTCTGCTGATCAGTTGCGGTACGGCGATCTGCGGCGGCAGTGCTATCGCTGCTATGGCTCCGATTGTTCAGGCTGATGACGAGGAGATGGCGGTCTCTCTCGGTACGGTGTTTGTGTTGAACTCCGTCGCTCTCCTCCTGTTCCCGTTCATCGGCTGGCGTCTGCATCTCTCGCAGACACAGTTCGGTCTCTGGGCGGCGCTGGCGATTCACGACACGAGTTCCGTCGTCGGTGCCGGAGCAAAATACGGCAACATCGCGTTGGCTGTGGCGACTACAGTAAAGCTCGCCCGCGCACTGTGGATTGTGCCGCTGGCCATCGCAACGGCCATGATGAAGAAGAGCAAGGCGAAGATCAACTGGCCCTGGTTCATCCTCTACTTCTGCCTGGCCGCGGTGGTGGCGACCTATCTGCCGCGCTACATTCCGCAATCAGTCGGTGCGCTGGCTTCGCTCAGCCATCTTGGCAAGGTAGCTTTGACGGTGGTGTTGTTCCTGATCGGTACCGGAATCACGCGCAACACGTTACGCGAAGTTGGCGTAAGGCCCATGGTTCAAGGTGTTGCGCTTTGGATCGTCATCGCCACGCTGTCGCTGTGGGCTATCCACACGGGCTGGATTGCGTTGTAA
- a CDS encoding LysR substrate-binding domain-containing protein has protein sequence MENFRLRVFRAVADEMSFRKAAELLHLSQPAVSQQIRALEEEAGVRLFDRGAGEGHGTQIALTEAGRVLLRYAKKAAATMDEARHALAALQSGVTGDLHLGASTTVAQYVLPRILGAFLRQYPQVELSLISGNTEHIVEAVAEEKIALGIIEGPAMRREVKTERMTQDEMVLIVNPNHPWAKAGAISPGELASAPMLLRERGSGSRRVVERALKQAGLPLRSLRVAMDLDSTEAIVSGVEAELGVGFVSRFAIGKARRLGTVRVVRVKGLEIVRDFSFVWLAGTETHGAAAAFQRFAQDNHADK, from the coding sequence TTGGAGAACTTTCGGCTGAGGGTCTTTCGTGCGGTGGCGGACGAGATGAGTTTCCGCAAGGCGGCCGAGTTGTTGCATCTGAGCCAGCCCGCGGTCAGCCAGCAGATCCGCGCGCTCGAAGAAGAGGCAGGTGTCCGCCTCTTCGACCGCGGCGCAGGCGAAGGCCACGGCACGCAGATTGCTCTCACCGAAGCCGGCCGTGTTCTGTTGCGCTATGCAAAGAAGGCCGCCGCGACCATGGACGAAGCTCGCCATGCACTGGCTGCGCTCCAAAGCGGCGTGACCGGCGACCTGCACCTGGGGGCCTCGACGACCGTGGCGCAGTATGTCCTTCCGCGCATCCTCGGCGCGTTCCTGCGCCAGTATCCACAGGTGGAGCTCTCTCTAATCAGCGGCAACACAGAACACATCGTGGAAGCGGTTGCCGAAGAGAAGATCGCACTTGGCATCATCGAAGGCCCGGCCATGCGGCGCGAGGTCAAGACCGAACGCATGACGCAGGACGAGATGGTGCTGATTGTGAATCCCAACCATCCCTGGGCAAAGGCTGGCGCAATCTCCCCTGGAGAGCTAGCCAGCGCCCCCATGCTTCTGCGCGAGCGAGGCTCCGGTTCACGCCGCGTGGTCGAGCGCGCATTGAAGCAGGCCGGCCTCCCGCTCCGCTCACTGCGCGTGGCGATGGATCTCGACTCGACCGAGGCCATCGTCTCCGGTGTCGAGGCAGAGTTAGGCGTAGGCTTCGTCTCTCGCTTCGCCATCGGCAAGGCGCGACGGCTCGGCACAGTGCGCGTGGTGCGGGTCAAGGGCCTGGAGATTGTGCGCGATTTCAGCTTTGTCTGGCTCGCCGGCACTGAGACCCATGGAGCAGCGGCAGCGTTTCAGCGCTTTGCCCAGGATAATCATGCCGATAAGTAA
- a CDS encoding DUF2829 domain-containing protein: protein MDFSKALDAIKAGKRIGRTEWKNARYVFLVPGSKFEVSREPLNEFFPAGTEVEYRPHIDMCGADGTIGTWSPSMVDLIAEDWTEVE from the coding sequence ATGGATTTTTCAAAAGCCCTTGACGCTATCAAGGCGGGCAAGCGCATTGGGCGTACCGAATGGAAGAACGCCCGGTATGTATTTTTGGTGCCAGGTAGCAAGTTCGAGGTGAGCCGCGAACCGCTCAACGAGTTCTTCCCAGCAGGTACAGAGGTAGAGTATCGCCCGCACATAGACATGTGTGGTGCGGACGGAACGATAGGCACATGGTCGCCATCAATGGTCGATTTGATCGCAGAAGATTGGACAGAAGTCGAATAA